The genomic DNA GCCCGCGCGATCGTCCCGGTCGTCCGCTCCGACGGCTCGGGCACCAGCGCGCAGTTCACCACCTGGATGTCCAAGCAGTACCCCGCCCTGTGGAGCGACTACTGCTCCCGCACCGGGCGCGGCAGCGGCAACTGCGGCATGACCTCGTTCTACCCGCTGCTCAGCGGCTCCACGATGGTCTCCAAGTCGGGCTCGCTCGGCGTCTCCGGGCATGTCCGCCAGCCCTCCGGCGAGGGCGCGATCACCTACGTCGAGTACTCCTACGCCAAGAACACCGGCTTCCCGGTGGCCAAGGTGCTCAACAAGGACAACTACTACGTCGAGCCGACCGCGGCGAGCGTGGCGGTGGCCCTGACCAAGGCCGAGATCAACCAGAACCAGCAGTCCTCGAACTACCTCACCCAGATCCTCGACAGCGTCTACACCAACGCCGACGCCCGCACCTATCCGCTCTCCAGCTACAGCTACATGATCCTGCCGACGAAGGTGGAGGCGGGCTTCACCGCGGCCAAGGGCAACTCCCTCGGCACGTTCGCCCGTTACTTCCTGTGCGACGGACAGCAGCAGGCGGACGACCTGGGCTACTCGCCGCTGCCGAAGAACCTCGTCGAGGCGGGCTTCGAGCAGATCCGCAAGGTCCCCGGCGCTCCCACGGGCTCGATCAACATCAACGACTGCCGCAACCCCACCTTCTCCGGCGGCGTCAACACCCTGATCAAGAACGCCCCTTACCCCAAGTCCTGCGACAAGAAGGGGACGACGCAGTGCACCACCGGCACGGCCGGCGCGGCGGGCACCGACACCCCGGTGAAGCCCGCCGCCAACGGCGGTAGCACCTCCGGCGGCTCCAACTCCTCTACCGGCGGCTCGACTTCGGGCGGTTCCTCCGCCACGGGCGGCACCGCGGGCACGGACACCGACGGTGACGGCACGCCCGACAGCACCGCGAGCGCCGCGGCCGGCGGCACCTCCGGGGCGTCGATCGACCCCGACACCGGTGAGGTGGTCAGCGGTGACGGAACGGGGGCGGGCACCGGCTCCGGCGACACGTCCGTCGTGGCCAACCCCGTGGCGCTCGCCTCCGACAACAGCCTCGGGATGCGCGGCGCCCTGATGGCCCTGTCGGCCGTACTGCTGCTCGCGGTGGTCGTCGGACCACCGCTCACCGCGCGGATGCTGGCGGCCCGCTCGCGCCGCAAGAGGGAGTTCTGATGAGACGGCTGACGACACGGACGGCGTCCGGCCGCCGGCGGGTGACCGCGGGCGTGGGCTGCCTGGTGTCCGCGCTGCTGCTGGCGGTGCTGCCGCTGCCCCACGGAGCGGACCGGGCGCAGGCGGCGACCACCGAGACGTCGGCGGTGACCAAGAGCGGGACGAAGGGGCCGTACGACGACTTCTCCGGGCTCAAGGTCACCGTCCACCAGACGCAGGACCTGACCGGGCAGGGCGTGCGGGTGACCTGGACGGGCGGTGCGCCGTCCGACAACTCGTACTCGAACTTCCTGTCGGTCATGCAGTGCTGGGGCGACGAGGCGTCCGGACCGGACCGTACCCAGTGCGAGTACGGACTGGCGGCGGGCGCGCAGTCGGGGAACGGCCGGTATGTGTTCCAGGGCGGCTCCACGGTCGGTGACCCGCTGGAGACCGAGTCCGGGACACCGGTGGACCGCAACGGCACGCACTACGCGCCGTTCCGGCCGGTCGAGGGGCAGGGCGACCCGACCACGAGCGGCACCGACATCACGTACTTCAACGACGGGGACACCAACGCCGTCGCGTTCCTGCCGAACGACGGCGACGGCGGCGGCGACATGTCGTTCGAGCTGAAGTCGGCCGTGGAACAGCCCGCCCTGGGCTGCGGCGCGCGCACCACGGCGGCCGGCGCGATCCAGCCGTGCTGGCTGGTGGTGGTGCCGCGCGGCACCCACAACGCGAGCGGGGCCGTGTACCGGTCCGGTGACGTGGTCTCCTCCTCGCTCAGCCGGTCGAACTGGAACCAGCGCATCGTGTTCCCGCTCGGCTTCGCGCCGGTCACGGACAACTGCGACCCGGACAAGCCCGAGCGCGGAATCATGGGCTCCGAACTGGCCACCGACGCCGTCACGTCCTGGCAGAGCGCGCTGTGCAGGACCGGCACCTACCGCTTCAACTACACCCAGTCCGGGGAGCAGCAGGCCCGGGACGCGGTGACCTCGGGCGACTCGCTCGCGGGGCTCGCCATGACGGTGGATCCCGTAGAACCGGTCGACGGGGCGCCCGAGGTGGTGCACGCGCCGGTCGCGGTCACCGGGCTGACGATCGGGTTCGTCTGGATGTACGACGTCACGGGCGGCAGCCGGCCCCTGCCGGAACTCAAGCTCGACCAGCGACTGCTGGCCAAGGTGCTCACCCAGTCCTATCCCCTCAGCCTGGTCAAGCCCGGCGACAAGGTCCCCGCCCATCTCGCCGGCAACCCGCAGTCCATCGTCAAGGACCCCGAATTCCTCCGGCTCAACCCCGGCCTCGCGGACCAGGCGGCCGCCAACACCCCGTTCGGTCTCGCCGTCACCGTGGACAACACCGACTCCGCGAACCTGGTGTGGAAATACATTCTGGCGAACGCCGACGCGAAGGACTTCCTCGCCGGGAAAGCCGACCCGTGGGGAATGAAGGTGAACCCCTCGTACGGGAACGGGGTGATATCGGATTCCCTCGACTTCTTCCCCAAGACGGACCTCACACCCACCACCACCGCGTGCGGGGGCGGCTATCCCGACATCACCTACAACGGCCTCGACGTGGTCCCCTACATGAACGACATGCACGACGCGGCGCTGAAGATCCGCCGCGGTTCCATCGGCACCGCGTACAACTGCGACACCACGACCACCCCGCCGAAGCCGGCCGCGCTGGACCGCCCGATCCCCACCCAGCAGCGCCAGTTCGGCATCGTCGACAACGCGTCCGCGACGCGCTACCTGCTCGGTGCCGCCGCCCTGCCGAACGCGGACGGGGACTACGTCAAGCCGACCAACGAGTCCCTGCTCAAGGCGGTCGCCGAGATGCCCGACTCGGACGTGGCCGGCGTCAAGGCGCCCGACCCCGGAACGATGAAGGACGGCGCCTATCCGCTGACCGCCGTGGTCTACGCGGCGGCCTCGCTCGACCAGGCGAAGGACGCCCGCCTCGACTACGCCAAGGTGATGCGCTACGCGGCCGGCGACGGCCAGACCCAGGGCACCGTCAAGGGCCAACTGCCGTACGGATACGCCCCGTTGCCCGCGGCACTGCGCACCCGGGCGAAGCAGGCGGCGGACAGGCTGGAGAAGGGCGTACCGGACGCCGACGAGTCCTCCGGCGGCTCCACAGGCGGCGACGACATCAGCGGCACCGGTGGCGGCGGCACGGCGGCGGGCGGCACGGACGGCGGCACCACCGGCGCCGTCGGCACCGGCTCCACCGGGACACCGGGCGCCACCGCCGACGCCTCCGGCACCGCCCGGCCCTCCACCGCCCCGACGGAGACCGACCCGGCCAAGCAGAACGTGGCCCAGTCCGGCGGCCACACCCCGTCCGAGGTGCTCGGGATCGTCCGCTGGGTCCTGCTCGGCGTCCTCGTCGCGGGCGGAGCGGCCGCCCTCGCCGGCCCGGTCCTGCTGCGCTTCTCGACCCGCCGCAAGGCGGCCGCCGGCTGAGCTGTTCGGAGTTTCCGGATTTCCCGGGGCGCATTCCGGCCCCGGGAAATCCGCACACCGCCAGGTGAATTCCCTTGGAGTCACTTAGGAAATGGAGCCGTAACCTGATGACCGGCTGGAATTAGTGGTCCCGGGACCCGACTCTACGGAATCGTTCTGCGTGGCCGGTCGACGAGCCGGCGGCGAAATGGATCCGGATGAAAGAGATCCGGATTCCGTGTGCACGTCCTTTGCTTGTACGTCCTTTGCTCGATCCGTTTCCACGGAGGAGAACTCAAGTGAACGTCAAGACCAGCCTGCGTATCGGTGCCGGTGTCGGTGCGGTCGCCCTGGGCCTCGGTGTCCTGGCCGCCCCCGCCTACGCGGACCCCAGCTCGGCGACCGACTACCGCCAGCTCGCCGGTGTCGGCTCCGACACGACCCAGGACGTCGTGAACGCCCTGGGCGACGCGATCACGAACTCCAGCGGCAAGGTCGTCGCCTCCTGGAACGCCACCGGCACGGCCACGGTCAAGACCAAGGCGACCGGCTGTGAGATCGCCCGCCCCGACGGCTCCGGCGCCGGCATCACGGCCCTCAACACCGCGCTGGACGGCTCCACCGGCTGTGTGGACTTCGCCCGCTCCTCGCGCGGCCCGAACAACACCACCACCACGGACCTGACCTTCATCCCGTACGCGAAGGACGCGGTGTCCTGGGTGAAGCAGGACGGCAGCGCGCTCCCCGACAACCTGACGACCGCCCAGCTCAAGGCGATCTACGAGTGCACCCTGACCACGCTCAACGGTGTCACCCTCACCCCGGTCCTGCCCCAGTCGGCCTCGGGCACCCGCGCCTTCTTCCTCAGCTCCATCGGCGTGACGGCCCCCGGCTCCTGCGTCACCTCGGGCTCCACGATCCAGGAGAACGACGGCTCGGCCGTCGACAGCGCCGGCGACATCTTCCCGTACTCGGTGGCCCAGTACACCGCCCAGGAGAGCCTCGTCGTCGACGACCGCCGCGGCGACGCCGTGCTCGGCTCCGTCAACGGCGCGGCCGCCCGCAACGACGACCTGACGCTCAACCTGGACTTCCCCTACCTGCGGAACGTCTACAACGTCGTCCCGACCGCCAAGCTGTCGGACGCCCTGATCGCGGCCACCTTCGTGGGCACCGGCTCGGCGGTCTGCCAGAACTCCTCCGTCATCACCACCTACGGCTTCGGCGCCCTCGGCGCCGACTGCGGCAGCACGACCCTCAAGGGCGAGAGCTGATCACCGTCCAGTAGCCGAGCGACGGCCGGGCACCCACGGGGTGCCCGGCCCTGTCGGCGTATTCATCCACGACCCGAACCCCGTGGGGGGACCACCACATGACTCACCGTCTCGCTCAACTCAGATCACCGGTCGCGCTGTTGACCTGCTGCGCGCTGCTGCTCGCCGCGCTGGCCGGGGTCCTCGCCCTCTCGGGTCGGGCCAGCGCGGCCACCGACCTCGGCAAGCTCACGGTCGCTCCGGCCTCGGGGAACATCACCGACATCCCCATGACCACGTCCGTCACCACCAGCACCGGCTGCAACGCGACCACCGCGCAGACCGTCGTGCTCAGGCTGGTCAACCCGACGACCCCGACCTCGTCCCTGCCGCTCGCCCAGTCGTCGACGAAGACCGGGGTCGGCGCGGACCCCTTCACCGTGGCCCTCCAGGCGACCGCGGCCAAGCCGAGCCTGCAGACCGTGCTGACGTCGTCCGGGGTCACCGGTCCCTACGACGGCACGTACACGGTGATCCTCACCTGCGGCACCAGCACCACCGCCGACCGCTTCCTCGCCAAGATCCGGGTCACCGGCACCACCTGGACCCTGCTCGAACAGCAGGCCACGACCCTCGCCGTGAGCGCGGCCTCCGACGTCTCCGTGGGCGGCGACCTCAAGCTCACCGCCACGGTGACGCCCGCCGAGGCGGCCGGTTCCGTGGAGTTCAAGAACGGCGACACCTCGCTCGGCACCGCGCAGACCACGAACGGCACGGCCGAACTCACCGTCAAGGCACCCGCGATCGGCGGCCCGCTGCCCTTCACCGCCGCGTTCACCCCGACCGACGCCGACGCCTACTCCGGCGCCGAGGCCTCCGGGAGCGCGAACATCGACTACGTCGTCACCGCCAAGGACGCCGACGGCAACGCCCTCGCCGACCACCCCACGCTGGCCATCGGCCAGAAGGTGAAGGTCACCGTCAAGGGCTTCACCCCGGCCGCCGCCGCACACGTGAGCCTCACCAGCTCCACCGCGACCTACCCCGACGTGACCGTGAACGCCGACGGGGCCGTCGCGGACTACGCGTTCACGGTGCCCGACCAACTGCCCAACGGCGACCACAGTCTCCAGTTCTCCGAGAAGACGGGCATCTACGCCTCCTTGGCGTTCACCAGCACCGACGCGGCCACCGCCAGTCCCACCCCCACCGAGAACCCCGACCTCACCGTCACCGACGAGGACGGCACCGACCTCGGTACCGATCCCGCCCTCGACCCCGGCCAGAAGGTGAAGATCACCGCCCGCGGCTACACCGCGAGCGCGGCCGTCAAGGTCACCCTCGCCGACAGCGACGCGACCTTCGCGGACGCCACGGCCAACTCCGCCGGAACCGTGGACAGTTACGCGTTCACCGTGCCCAGCGACCTCGCGGACGGCGACCACACGCTGACGCTGGCCGAGGACAAGACCGACGGCCACAGCGTCGCCTTCGCGTTCACCACCGGCGACGACGCCGGCGAGTCCCCCTCGCCCACCCCGTCCGACACGGACTCCGGCGGCACGCCCACCGACGGCTCCACCGGCGGCGGTTCGGACACGGGCGGCACCACCACCGGCGGCGACGGCGGCACGGCCACCGGTTCCGGCTCCATGGCGGCCACCGGCACCGAGGCCGGCGCGATCGGACTGGCCGCCCTCGCGTTCCTCGCCGCGGGCTCGGCGCTCGTGCTCCACATGCGCCGCCGGGGCCTGCTGACCTTCGGCACCGGCGACACCCCGCAACACCGCTGACCGGCCGGGTGGGGCCGGGGAGCGCACCGACGCGCCCCGGCCCCCGCCCGCCGTAAGAGAGACACCGCACGAGACGTCGTACGAGACGTCCTACGAAGGAAACCGTCCCGCTTCGAGGAGCGCACCCCGTGACCACGCTCGCCCCGCCCCCGGCCGACGCGTCGGCGCCGACCGACGGTCCGCCACCGCCGACCGCCCCGCCGCGGCAGGAGACCCCGAGGCCCCCCGCCCGCCCCGGGCTCGCGCTCGCCGGGGCGGCCCTGTGCGTCCTGGCCGCCGTGCTCCTCGGCTTCGCCGCGAACCTCACGGTCGTCGGCCACCTCCAGCACGCCCGGGACCAGCGGACGGCGTACGACGAACTGCGCAAGGAACTCGCCCTCGGCACCGCCCCCGTGGGCCAACGCGACTACGAGGGAAGGCTGTTGAAGCCCGGCGCGCCCGTCGCGCTGCTGCGCGTCCCCGTCCTCGGCATCAAGGAGGTGGTCGCCGAGGGCACGACCTCCGAGGTGCTGATGTCGGGACCGGGCCACCGCCGGGACACCCCGCTGCCCGGCCAGGCCGGCACCTCGGTGATCATGGGCCGCCAGTGGGGCTACGGCAGCCCCTTCCTCGACCTGCACAACCTGCCCGTCGGCGCCCGGATCGAGGTGACCACCGGCCAGACCAAGGCCGTCTACCAGGTCACCGGCGCCCGCCGGGCGGGCGACCCGCTGCCCGCCCCCATCGGCCAGGGGCAGGGGCGGCTCACCCTCATCACCGCCACCGGAGGCCCGTACACACCGAGCGGTGTGCTGCGCGTGGACGCCGAGCTGATCACCCCCGTGCAGGCCAACCCGCCGCGCGATCTGCGCACCGGCTGGATCGCGGCCTCCGAGGAGGCGCTGGGCGGCGACGACGGCGCCTGGCTTCGGGTCGTCCTGTGGTCCCAGGGCCTGCTGCTCGCCGCGCTGCTCGCGGTGGTCGCCCACCGGGTCTGGGGCCGCTGGCAGACCTGGATCTGCGCGGGCCCCCTGCTGCTGGCCCTGGGCCTCGCCGACTCCGGGGCGATCGTCGCCCTGCTGCCGAACCTGCTCTGAACCACCGGACCCCGTACGGGAGTTGACCACACCACCATGTCCACCGACCTCACCGGGAACGCCCCTTCGGAAGCGAACCCCGACCTCACCGACACCCTCCTCCAGCCGCCGCTCGCCGGCACCGGGCAGGGCCCCGCGAGCCTGCGCGCCGACTCCGTCTCCGCCTGGTTCGCCGACCACAAGGTCCTCGACCGGGTCTCGCTCACGATGCCCGCCCGCGAGGTCACCGCCCTCATCGGCCCCTCCGGCTGCGGCAAGTCGACCTTCCTGCGCATCCTCAACCGCATGCACGAACTGATCGGCTCCGCCTCCCTGGCCGGCCGGGTCCTGCTCGACGACGAGGACATCTACGACCGCGGCCGCCGCATCACCCACGCCCGCCGCCAGATCGGCATGGTCTTCCAGAAACCGAACCCCTTCCCCAGCATGTCGATCTACGACAACGTCCTCGCCGGCCTGAAGCTCAACGCCATCAAGGCGAGCCGCGACGGCAAGGACGACCTGGTCGAGGAGTGCCTGATCAAGGCGGGCCTGTGGAAGGAGGTCAAGGACCGCCTGCGCCAACCCGGCGGCGCACTCTCCGGCGGCCAGCAGCAACGCCTGTGCATAGCAAGGTCGTTGGCGGTACGACCCCGGGTCCTCCTCATGGACGAACCCTGCTCGGCGCTCGACCCGACCTCCACCCGGCGCATCGAGGAGACCATCGCCGAACTCAAGTCCGAGGTCACGATCGTCATCGTCACCCACAACATGCAGCAGGCCGCCCGCGTCTCCGACAGTTGCGCCTTCTTCCTCGCCTCGCAGAACACCCCGGGCGTGATCGTCGAGCACGGCGACACCCGGGCGATGTTCAACTCACCGCAGGACGAACGGACTTCGGACTACGTGAACGGACGGTTCGGATGACGGCACGGCGGGGCGCGGGCGTGGCCACCGGCGCGGTCGCGGCGATCCTGCTCCTCGCCGCCTGCGGTAACGGGCCGCGGACCACCCGCACCGCGGCCGGACCGACAGCCACGGCGAGACCGACGACGACCACTCCGGTCTCACCGGTGCCGCCACCGCTGCCCTCCGCACCCGCGCCACGGTCCACCACCGCACCAAGCCCCCAGGCACCGACGCCGGTCCAACCCACGCCCTCCCCGAGCGCCTCCGACAGCCGAGTCCCCGGCCCGGACCTGTCCCGCCGCCTGCCGGTCGGGTCTCCCCGCCCCACCCGCTCCACCGCGCCGACCACCGACACGGCGACGACCGGGCGCCCCAGGTCCACGACGATCCGTATCGGCGCCTGGTCCTCGACGGTGGTCCGGGGCGACCAGGCGGAGGTCGACGCCTGCCGGCACGCCGTGCAGTGGACGGGCCCCGCGATCGGCACCGAGGACGGCTACGAACTGCGGACCGTGGTGATCGTCGGCCACGACTACTGCGGCTTCGACCGCTTCGCCACCCTGCCCGTCGGCACCAGGGTCAACATCAGTACCCCGCGTGGGACTTGGACGTACAAGGTCTACGCCCACTACGTCACCCCCGGCCGAGGCGTCCCGGCTGCAGGCCTCTACTGGGGCGACCTGACCCTCCAGTCCTGCGTGGGACCGGACACGGGGTTCAGTTACCTGATGCGTGACTGAACCCCGTGCGCGGCTCGTCCACGGACGCGGCCCGCCCGGTTAGGGGGCAGACGGGGCGCAGACCGGCGGATGTCTCCGAGGGGGGTGAGGAGCACATCCGTATAGCTGTTCCAGCATGGAACGGATGCGGCGGGAGAGGGCGGCCGGGGAGCATGCGACAGCCCAACTCCCGGTGAATCAGCGGGAGCCGGGCTGAACTGACGGTGACTCAGATACCGGCCGCCGCCGACAGGTCCCGCTTGATCGTCGCGAGGGTCTCGGCGGCGTGGGCCCGGGCGGCCGGGAGGTCGGCGTGCGTGGCGACCGGCACCACGACCTCCAGGTAGCACTTCAGTTTGGGCTCGGTGCCGCTGGGCCGGACGATGACCCGGGCACCGTCGAGCGTGTAGCGCAGCCCGTCCGTGGGCGGGAGCTTGTCGGTCCCCTCGGTCAGATCCTCGGCCTTGGTGACGGCCAGCCCCGCGAGGTGGGTCGGTGGCACCTCGCGCAACCGCCGCATGGCGTCGGCGATGACGGACAACTCCTCGACCCGCACCGACAGTTGATCGGTGGCGTGCAGACCGTGCTCCACGGCGAGATCGTCGAGGAGGTCGAGCAGATCGCGCCCCTCCGCCTTCAGCTCGGACGCCAGCTCGGTGATCAGCAGGGCGGCGGTGATGCCGTCCTTGTCGCGCACACCGTCGGGGTCGACGCAGTAGCCGAGGGCTTCCTCATAGCCGTAGCGCAGCCCCTCCACCCGGGCGATCCACTTGAAACCGGTGAGGGTCTCCTCGTAGGGCAGACCCGCCTTCTCGGCGATACGGCCGAGGAGGGACGAGGAGACGATCGACTCGGCGAAGGTGCCGCGGGCGCCGCGCCGTACGAGGTGCGCGGCGAGCAGCGAGCCGACCTCGTCTCCGCGCAGCATGCGCCAATCGCCGTTCCGCGTACGGTCTTTCACGGCCGCGGCGCAGCGGTCGGCGTCCGGGTCGTTGGCGATGATCAGGTCCGGGTCCGTGGCGCGGGCCCGGGCGAAGGCGAGGTCCATCGCGCCGGGCTCCTCCGGGTTGGGGAACGCGACGGTCGGGAAGTCCGGGTCGGGCTCGGCCTGTTCGGCGACGAGCACGGGTTCGGGGAACCCCGCGCGGGCGAACGCGGCCAGCAGCACGTCCTTGCCGACGCCGTGCATCGCCGTGTAGACGGTGCGGGCGGTGCGGGGGGAGTCCGGGGCGAGAACGGCGTCGGTACGGGCGAGATAGGCGTCCAGGACGCTGTCGTCGAGGGTTTCCCACCCTCCCGTCGGCCGGGGCACGTCGTGCAGGGAGCCGACCGCCTCGATCTCGGCGGCGATCTCCGCGTCGGCCGGGGGCACGATCTGGGAGCCGTCGCCGAGGTAGACCTTGTAGCCGTTGTCCCGGGGCGGGTTGTGGCTGGCGGTGACCTCCACGCCGGCGATCGCGCCCAAGTGCCGTATGGCGAAGGCGAGTACGGGGGTGGGGAGGGGGCGGGGCAGCACGGCCGCCCTCAGCCCCGCGCCGGTCATCACGGCGGCGGTGTCGCGGGCGAAGTCGGCGGACTTGTGCCGGGCGTCGTAGCCGATGACGACGACGCCGTCGGTCGCGCCGTTCTTCTTGAGGTACGCGGCGAGTCCGGCGGCGGCCCGGATGACGACCGCGCGGTTCATCCGCATGGGCCCGGCGCCGAGCTCGCCCCGCAGACCGGCGGTGCCGAACTGAAGCGTCCCGCGGAAGCGCTCGGTGAGCTCGGCGACGTCCCCGGCTTCGATGAGCTTGGCGAGCTCGTCACGGGTGTCCGCGTCGGGGTCCTCGGCGAGCCAGGTCCTGGCCCGCGCGGTGAGATCGTCGTCGTGCACGTCGGGGCAACCTCTCGTGGGGGTGGGTGGGAAACATCCGGGGGTTCCAGGGGGCGGGAGCCCCCTGGGACTGGGACGGTGCCTACAGGCGCCCGAGCACCTGGGCCAACAGGGACCCCATCTGCGTAGCGGAATCCCGGCCCGCCTGAAGAACCTCCTCGTGGTTCAGGGGCTCACCAGTCATCCCCGCGGCAAGGTTCGTCACCAGGGAGATGCCCAGCACCTCCGCACCCGCCTCGCGCGCGGCGATGGCCTCCAACACCGTCGACATGCCCACCAGGTCCGCCCCGATCACCCGAGCCATCCGAATCTCCGCCGGAGTCTCATAGTGCGGCCCGGGGAACTGCGCGTACACACCCTCCTCCAACGCCGGGTCGATCTCCTTGCACAGGGCCCGCAGCCGAGGCGAGTACAGATCCGTCAGGTCGACGAAGTTCGCGCCGAGGATCGGGGACGTAGCGGTGAGATTGATGTGGTCGCTGATCAGCACGGGCTGTCCCGGCCGCATCCCCTCGCGGAGCCCCCCGCAGCCG from Streptomyces sp. NBC_01478 includes the following:
- the pstS gene encoding phosphate ABC transporter substrate-binding protein PstS → MKPATRLRLAATVLSLLCAVLAAQPPSAAAASYAKITGSGSTWSSNAVQQWVRNVKANYGMTVNFSANGSSQGRQQFKNNTVDFAVSEIPYGLKEQGVTEVPPSRGYAYMPIVAGGTAFMYNLKINGKMVTNLRLSGDVLTKIFTGKITRWNDPAISADNPGLTMPARAIVPVVRSDGSGTSAQFTTWMSKQYPALWSDYCSRTGRGSGNCGMTSFYPLLSGSTMVSKSGSLGVSGHVRQPSGEGAITYVEYSYAKNTGFPVAKVLNKDNYYVEPTAASVAVALTKAEINQNQQSSNYLTQILDSVYTNADARTYPLSSYSYMILPTKVEAGFTAAKGNSLGTFARYFLCDGQQQADDLGYSPLPKNLVEAGFEQIRKVPGAPTGSININDCRNPTFSGGVNTLIKNAPYPKSCDKKGTTQCTTGTAGAAGTDTPVKPAANGGSTSGGSNSSTGGSTSGGSSATGGTAGTDTDGDGTPDSTASAAAGGTSGASIDPDTGEVVSGDGTGAGTGSGDTSVVANPVALASDNSLGMRGALMALSAVLLLAVVVGPPLTARMLAARSRRKREF
- a CDS encoding substrate-binding domain-containing protein; translated protein: MNVKTSLRIGAGVGAVALGLGVLAAPAYADPSSATDYRQLAGVGSDTTQDVVNALGDAITNSSGKVVASWNATGTATVKTKATGCEIARPDGSGAGITALNTALDGSTGCVDFARSSRGPNNTTTTDLTFIPYAKDAVSWVKQDGSALPDNLTTAQLKAIYECTLTTLNGVTLTPVLPQSASGTRAFFLSSIGVTAPGSCVTSGSTIQENDGSAVDSAGDIFPYSVAQYTAQESLVVDDRRGDAVLGSVNGAAARNDDLTLNLDFPYLRNVYNVVPTAKLSDALIAATFVGTGSAVCQNSSVITTYGFGALGADCGSTTLKGES
- a CDS encoding sortase — protein: MTTLAPPPADASAPTDGPPPPTAPPRQETPRPPARPGLALAGAALCVLAAVLLGFAANLTVVGHLQHARDQRTAYDELRKELALGTAPVGQRDYEGRLLKPGAPVALLRVPVLGIKEVVAEGTTSEVLMSGPGHRRDTPLPGQAGTSVIMGRQWGYGSPFLDLHNLPVGARIEVTTGQTKAVYQVTGARRAGDPLPAPIGQGQGRLTLITATGGPYTPSGVLRVDAELITPVQANPPRDLRTGWIAASEEALGGDDGAWLRVVLWSQGLLLAALLAVVAHRVWGRWQTWICAGPLLLALGLADSGAIVALLPNLL
- a CDS encoding phosphate ABC transporter ATP-binding protein; protein product: MSTDLTGNAPSEANPDLTDTLLQPPLAGTGQGPASLRADSVSAWFADHKVLDRVSLTMPAREVTALIGPSGCGKSTFLRILNRMHELIGSASLAGRVLLDDEDIYDRGRRITHARRQIGMVFQKPNPFPSMSIYDNVLAGLKLNAIKASRDGKDDLVEECLIKAGLWKEVKDRLRQPGGALSGGQQQRLCIARSLAVRPRVLLMDEPCSALDPTSTRRIEETIAELKSEVTIVIVTHNMQQAARVSDSCAFFLASQNTPGVIVEHGDTRAMFNSPQDERTSDYVNGRFG
- a CDS encoding phospho-sugar mutase — translated: MHDDDLTARARTWLAEDPDADTRDELAKLIEAGDVAELTERFRGTLQFGTAGLRGELGAGPMRMNRAVVIRAAAGLAAYLKKNGATDGVVVIGYDARHKSADFARDTAAVMTGAGLRAAVLPRPLPTPVLAFAIRHLGAIAGVEVTASHNPPRDNGYKVYLGDGSQIVPPADAEIAAEIEAVGSLHDVPRPTGGWETLDDSVLDAYLARTDAVLAPDSPRTARTVYTAMHGVGKDVLLAAFARAGFPEPVLVAEQAEPDPDFPTVAFPNPEEPGAMDLAFARARATDPDLIIANDPDADRCAAAVKDRTRNGDWRMLRGDEVGSLLAAHLVRRGARGTFAESIVSSSLLGRIAEKAGLPYEETLTGFKWIARVEGLRYGYEEALGYCVDPDGVRDKDGITAALLITELASELKAEGRDLLDLLDDLAVEHGLHATDQLSVRVEELSVIADAMRRLREVPPTHLAGLAVTKAEDLTEGTDKLPPTDGLRYTLDGARVIVRPSGTEPKLKCYLEVVVPVATHADLPAARAHAAETLATIKRDLSAAAGI
- a CDS encoding purine-nucleoside phosphorylase translates to MNASLLPDDIQGDPHAAADAAATRLRELTGAETHDVALVMGSGWGPAVDALGVPAADFPVTELPGFPPPAVEGHGGRIRSYEIGAKRALVFLGRTHYYEGRGVAAVAHGVRTAVAAGCKTIVLTNGCGGLREGMRPGQPVLISDHINLTATSPILGANFVDLTDLYSPRLRALCKEIDPALEEGVYAQFPGPHYETPAEIRMARVIGADLVGMSTVLEAIAAREAGAEVLGISLVTNLAAGMTGEPLNHEEVLQAGRDSATQMGSLLAQVLGRL